Proteins encoded by one window of Cupriavidus sp. EM10:
- the trxB gene encoding thioredoxin-disulfide reductase, whose translation MSAKHAKVLILGSGPAGYTAAVYAARANLNPVLITGLAQGGQLMTTTDVENWPADANGVQGPDLMQRFLAHAERFNTEIIFDHIHTANLTEKPIRLIGDAGEYTCDALIIATGASAQYLGLPSEESFMGRGVSACATCDGFFYKNQEVAVIGGGNTAVEEALYLSHIASKVTVIHRRDKFRAEPILVDRLLQRVKEGRVELRYDHTLDEVLGDQSGVTGLRIRSTKDETKTEDLKLSGLFVAIGHKPNTDLFVGQLEMNNGYIVTKSGLSGDATATSIPGVFAAGDVQDHVYRQAITSAGTGCMAALDAQRYVEALK comes from the coding sequence ATGTCCGCAAAACACGCAAAAGTGCTGATTCTCGGGTCCGGCCCGGCTGGCTACACCGCCGCCGTCTACGCGGCCCGCGCCAACCTGAACCCGGTGCTGATCACCGGCCTGGCCCAGGGCGGCCAGCTGATGACCACCACCGACGTGGAAAACTGGCCCGCTGACGCTAACGGCGTCCAGGGCCCGGACTTGATGCAGCGCTTCCTGGCGCATGCCGAGCGTTTCAACACCGAAATCATCTTCGATCACATTCATACGGCCAACCTGACGGAAAAGCCGATCCGCCTGATCGGCGACGCCGGCGAGTACACCTGCGACGCGCTGATCATCGCCACCGGCGCCTCGGCACAGTACCTGGGCCTGCCGTCCGAGGAAAGCTTCATGGGCCGCGGTGTGTCGGCCTGCGCCACCTGCGACGGTTTCTTCTACAAGAACCAGGAAGTGGCCGTGATCGGCGGCGGCAATACGGCCGTGGAAGAAGCGCTCTACCTGTCGCATATCGCCAGCAAGGTGACCGTGATCCACCGCCGCGACAAGTTCCGCGCCGAGCCGATCCTGGTGGACCGCCTGCTCCAGCGCGTCAAGGAAGGCCGCGTGGAACTGCGCTACGACCATACGCTCGATGAAGTGCTGGGCGACCAGTCCGGCGTGACCGGCCTGCGTATCCGCAGCACCAAGGACGAGACGAAGACCGAGGATCTCAAGCTCTCGGGCCTGTTCGTGGCCATCGGCCACAAGCCGAACACCGACCTGTTCGTCGGCCAGCTGGAGATGAACAACGGCTACATCGTGACCAAGAGCGGCCTGTCGGGCGATGCCACGGCCACCAGCATCCCCGGCGTGTTTGCGGCCGGCGACGTGCAGGATCATGTCTACCGCCAGGCTATCACCAGCGCCGGCACGGGCTGCATGGCCGCCCTGGACGCCCAGCGCTACGTCGAAGCCCTGAAGTAA
- the glnK gene encoding P-II family nitrogen regulator produces the protein MKQITAIIKPFKLDEVREALADVGVTGLTVTEVKGFGRQKGHTELYRGAEYVVDFLPKIKIEVVVAENQLDTVLDAIVKAAHTGKIGDGKIFVTEIERVIRIRTGEQDEAAV, from the coding sequence ATGAAGCAGATTACCGCCATCATCAAACCGTTCAAGCTCGACGAAGTGCGTGAAGCACTGGCCGACGTGGGCGTGACCGGTCTGACGGTGACCGAGGTAAAGGGGTTTGGCCGCCAGAAGGGTCATACCGAGCTGTACCGCGGCGCCGAGTATGTGGTCGACTTCCTGCCGAAGATCAAGATCGAGGTGGTGGTGGCCGAGAACCAGCTGGACACCGTGCTCGACGCCATCGTCAAGGCCGCCCACACGGGCAAGATCGGCGACGGCAAGATCTTCGTGACCGAAATCGAACGCGTGATCCGCATTCGTACCGGCGAGCAGGACGAAGCGGCGGTCTGA
- a CDS encoding Smr/MutS family protein, which translates to MSSGAKPPPKRFGLHDLAAIRDDLKADAERREAERKAAEAAAKRAEEEANVFRSSIGSVSALRDRNRVQHSAKAPAPIPVQSQLNDKAVLEASLSDEFDVENLLDIDETMSFRRPGIGEDVIKKLRRGEWVPQDKVDLHGLRSDEAREALANFLRRSVRNGVRCVRVIHGKGIGSPDKLPVLKGKVRSWLVQKEEVIAFVQARESQGGAGALMVLLRQPRP; encoded by the coding sequence ATGTCTTCCGGCGCCAAACCCCCTCCCAAGCGATTCGGCCTGCACGATCTGGCCGCGATACGTGACGACCTCAAGGCCGACGCCGAGCGCCGCGAGGCGGAACGCAAGGCCGCCGAGGCCGCCGCGAAGCGTGCCGAGGAAGAGGCCAATGTCTTCCGGTCCAGCATCGGTTCGGTCAGCGCCCTGCGCGACCGCAACCGCGTGCAGCACTCCGCCAAGGCACCCGCGCCCATCCCGGTCCAGTCCCAGCTCAACGACAAGGCGGTGCTCGAAGCATCGCTGTCCGACGAATTCGACGTCGAGAACCTGCTCGATATCGATGAAACGATGTCGTTCCGCCGGCCCGGCATCGGCGAGGATGTCATCAAGAAACTGCGCCGTGGCGAGTGGGTGCCGCAGGACAAGGTGGACCTGCACGGCCTGCGCAGCGACGAAGCCCGCGAGGCGCTGGCGAACTTCCTGCGCCGTTCGGTGCGCAACGGCGTGCGCTGCGTACGCGTGATCCACGGCAAGGGCATCGGCTCGCCGGACAAGCTGCCCGTGCTCAAGGGCAAGGTCCGCAGCTGGCTGGTGCAGAAGGAAGAAGTGATCGCTTTCGTCCAGGCCCGCGAGTCGCAAGGCGGCGCGGGCGCCCTGATGGTCCTGTTGCGCCAGCCGCGTCCCTGA
- the lolA gene encoding outer membrane lipoprotein chaperone LolA has protein sequence MRHRILAPLCATLALLAAIPAAHAAATDQLQTFVTSVKTARGEFTQKQIKGQGADAKVSGTSSGTFAFSRPGKFTWRYTKPYDQLLQADGQTLYIYDKDLNQVTERKLDNALGSSPAAILFGSNDLSKNFDVKNGATRDGVEWLELTPKSKDTQFERIGIGFKGGNLEAMELRDAFGNTTMLTFTGIQKNPSLPADTFRFAVPKGADVMKQ, from the coding sequence ATGCGACATCGCATTCTCGCGCCGCTGTGCGCGACGCTCGCGCTGCTGGCGGCCATTCCGGCTGCTCATGCCGCTGCCACCGACCAGTTGCAGACCTTCGTGACCAGCGTGAAGACCGCCCGGGGCGAATTTACGCAAAAGCAGATCAAGGGGCAGGGCGCCGACGCCAAGGTGTCCGGAACGTCGAGCGGCACCTTCGCGTTCTCGCGGCCCGGCAAGTTCACGTGGCGCTATACCAAGCCCTACGACCAGTTGCTGCAGGCTGACGGCCAGACGCTCTATATCTACGACAAGGACCTGAACCAGGTCACCGAGCGCAAGCTGGACAATGCGCTGGGCTCCAGCCCGGCCGCCATCCTGTTCGGCAGCAACGACCTGTCGAAGAACTTCGACGTAAAGAACGGCGCCACGCGCGATGGCGTGGAATGGCTGGAACTGACGCCGAAATCGAAGGACACCCAGTTCGAACGCATCGGCATCGGTTTCAAGGGCGGCAACCTCGAGGCGATGGAGTTGCGCGACGCCTTTGGCAATACGACGATGCTGACGTTCACGGGCATCCAGAAAAACCCGTCGCTGCCGGCGGATACCTTCCGCTTCGCGGTGCCGAAGGGCGCCGACGTGATGAAGCAATAA
- a CDS encoding trimeric intracellular cation channel family protein produces MHLHLPFDLLMGRLPLILHVMEITGVLAFAVSGVVDARKQRLDAVGTFIVAFATAFGGGTVRDVLLDRRPFYWVEHEYYVLLIFAMSIGAAIVFRVVSTVASDRAMLVADAIGLGLFSVTGTSLALVAQMTPTVAVMMGIISAVFGGVLRDVLCNEVPMILRDRSPYATCSFVGCWVYVGLTWLRADQEVALLSGALVTMAMRLLSVQFGWKLPS; encoded by the coding sequence ATGCACCTGCACCTGCCGTTCGATCTGCTGATGGGGCGGCTGCCCCTGATCCTCCATGTCATGGAGATCACCGGGGTACTGGCGTTCGCCGTCTCGGGCGTGGTGGATGCCCGCAAGCAGCGGCTCGACGCCGTGGGCACGTTTATCGTCGCCTTTGCCACGGCCTTTGGCGGCGGCACCGTGCGCGACGTGCTGCTGGACCGCCGGCCGTTCTACTGGGTCGAGCACGAATACTACGTGCTGCTGATCTTTGCGATGTCGATCGGTGCGGCGATTGTCTTCCGGGTGGTCAGCACCGTGGCGTCGGACCGCGCCATGCTGGTGGCGGACGCCATCGGCCTGGGCCTGTTCTCGGTCACGGGCACCTCGCTGGCGCTGGTGGCCCAGATGACCCCGACCGTCGCCGTGATGATGGGCATCATCTCCGCCGTGTTCGGCGGGGTGCTACGCGATGTGCTGTGCAACGAAGTGCCGATGATCCTGCGCGACCGCTCGCCCTATGCCACCTGCTCGTTCGTGGGCTGCTGGGTCTACGTGGGGCTGACATGGCTGCGCGCGGACCAGGAAGTGGCGCTGCTGTCCGGCGCACTGGTGACGATGGCGATGCGGCTGTTGTCGGTGCAATTCGGATGGAAGTTGCCGAGCTGA
- a CDS encoding DNA translocase FtsK yields the protein MARATTTTRTDPSALPSRIGKLLGEVRWFLLLAVTLGFLCVLASYSKADPGWSHASQVSDIRNLGGRVGAWVADILFFIFGFSAYWWSVLLMRRCWRGWRVLTAELPERVPEPQHSTAISWIGFGLTLVSSMGLEAIRMYPLRSALPRAPGGVLGDLLGGWLQIALGFSGATLLLLLMFAIGLSLFFHFSWLSVAEHVGGFVETLFMGFKARREKKQDRIIGAAAKVERTETVEVQRVKQEEAAPVQIVRPQAVPKHERVEREKQQPLFADIQDTDLPPLSLLDAVPAHQETVSAETLEYTSRLIEKKLKDFGVEVKVVAAYPGPVITRYEIEPATGVKGSQVVNLARDLARSLSLVSIRVVETIPGKNYMGLELPNPKRQTVRLAEILGSQVYNESVSSLTMALGKDIAGKPMVADLAKMPHCMVAGTTGSGKSVGINAMILSLLYKARADQVRLILIDPKMLEMSVYEGIPHLLCPVVTDMRQAGNALNWAVGEMERRYKLMSKLGVRNLAGYNKKIDEAAAKEEKIPNPFSLTPDAPEPLDKLPTIVIVIDELADLMMVVGKKVEELIARIAQKARAAGLHLVLATQRPSVDVITGLIKANVPTRIAFQVSSKIDSRTILDQQGAEALLGMGDMLYLAPGTGMPVRVHGAFVSDDEVHRVVQKLKEGGEANYIEGILEGGLVDGDGAGDSLGGGAGIGGGGGEADPLYDQAVEVVIKNRRASISLVQRHLRIGYNRAARLLEDMEKAGLVSAMSGNGNRDILVPAGSSATAED from the coding sequence ATGGCTCGCGCTACCACGACTACCCGGACCGACCCGTCGGCACTTCCATCGCGCATCGGCAAGCTGCTTGGCGAGGTGCGCTGGTTCCTGCTGCTTGCCGTGACGCTTGGCTTCCTGTGCGTGCTGGCCAGCTACAGCAAGGCCGATCCCGGCTGGTCGCATGCCAGCCAGGTGTCCGATATCCGCAACCTCGGCGGCCGCGTGGGCGCCTGGGTGGCCGACATCCTCTTCTTCATCTTCGGCTTCTCGGCCTACTGGTGGAGCGTGCTGCTGATGCGCCGCTGCTGGCGCGGCTGGCGCGTGCTGACCGCCGAGCTGCCCGAGCGCGTGCCGGAGCCCCAGCACAGTACTGCCATCAGCTGGATCGGCTTCGGGCTGACGCTGGTGTCCAGCATGGGCCTGGAAGCCATTCGCATGTATCCGCTGCGATCCGCCCTGCCGCGCGCACCGGGCGGCGTGCTGGGCGACCTGCTGGGCGGCTGGCTGCAGATCGCGCTGGGCTTTTCGGGGGCCACGCTGCTGCTGCTGCTGATGTTCGCCATCGGCCTGTCGCTGTTCTTCCATTTCTCGTGGCTGTCGGTGGCCGAGCACGTGGGCGGCTTCGTCGAGACGCTGTTCATGGGGTTCAAGGCCCGCCGCGAGAAGAAGCAGGACCGCATCATCGGCGCCGCCGCCAAGGTGGAACGCACCGAAACCGTGGAAGTGCAGCGCGTGAAGCAGGAAGAGGCCGCGCCGGTGCAGATCGTGCGCCCGCAGGCCGTGCCCAAGCATGAACGCGTGGAGCGCGAGAAGCAGCAGCCGCTGTTTGCCGATATCCAGGATACCGATCTGCCGCCGCTGTCGTTGCTCGACGCCGTGCCGGCCCACCAGGAAACGGTCAGCGCCGAGACGCTGGAATACACGTCGCGCCTGATCGAGAAGAAGCTCAAGGACTTTGGCGTCGAGGTCAAGGTGGTGGCCGCCTATCCGGGCCCGGTGATCACGCGCTACGAGATCGAGCCCGCCACGGGCGTGAAGGGCAGCCAGGTGGTGAACCTGGCGCGGGATCTGGCGCGCAGCCTGTCGCTGGTGTCGATCCGCGTGGTCGAGACGATTCCGGGCAAGAACTACATGGGCCTGGAGCTGCCGAATCCGAAGCGCCAGACCGTGCGGCTGGCGGAAATCCTCGGTTCGCAGGTCTACAACGAAAGCGTGTCGAGCCTGACCATGGCGCTGGGCAAGGACATCGCCGGCAAGCCGATGGTGGCCGACCTGGCCAAGATGCCGCACTGCATGGTGGCCGGCACCACGGGCTCGGGCAAGTCGGTGGGCATCAACGCGATGATCCTGTCGCTGCTCTACAAGGCCCGCGCCGACCAGGTGCGACTGATCCTGATCGACCCGAAGATGCTTGAAATGAGCGTCTACGAAGGCATTCCGCACCTGCTCTGCCCGGTGGTGACCGACATGCGCCAGGCCGGCAATGCGCTGAACTGGGCCGTGGGCGAGATGGAGCGCCGCTACAAGCTCATGAGCAAGCTGGGCGTGCGCAACCTGGCCGGCTACAACAAGAAGATCGACGAGGCGGCGGCCAAGGAAGAAAAAATCCCGAACCCGTTCAGCCTGACGCCGGACGCGCCGGAGCCGCTGGACAAGCTGCCGACCATCGTGATCGTGATCGACGAGCTGGCCGACCTGATGATGGTGGTCGGCAAGAAGGTCGAGGAACTGATCGCCCGCATCGCGCAGAAGGCCCGGGCGGCCGGCCTGCACCTGGTGCTGGCGACGCAGCGCCCGTCGGTGGACGTGATTACCGGCCTGATCAAGGCCAACGTGCCGACGCGGATCGCGTTCCAGGTCAGCAGCAAGATCGATTCGCGCACGATCCTGGACCAGCAGGGCGCCGAGGCGCTGCTTGGCATGGGCGACATGCTCTACCTGGCGCCCGGTACCGGGATGCCGGTGCGGGTGCACGGCGCGTTCGTGTCCGACGATGAGGTCCACCGCGTGGTTCAGAAGCTCAAGGAAGGCGGCGAGGCCAACTACATCGAGGGCATCCTCGAAGGCGGGCTGGTCGATGGCGATGGCGCCGGCGACAGCCTGGGCGGCGGTGCCGGCATCGGCGGAGGCGGCGGCGAGGCCGACCCGCTCTATGACCAGGCCGTCGAAGTGGTGATCAAAAACCGCCGCGCGTCGATCTCGCTGGTGCAGCGGCACCTGCGCATCGGCTACAACCGTGCGGCCCGGCTGCTGGAAGACATGGAGAAGGCCGGCCTGGTCTCGGCCATGTCCGGCAACGGCAACCGGGACATCCTGGTCCCGGCCGGCAGCAGCGCCACGGCTGAAGACTGA
- a CDS encoding NAD(+) synthase yields the protein MTHPSHPFHNLYSHGFARVAVGVPECRVADPAYNAEQTIALARQAGDGGAVLVAFPELGLPAYTCDDLFHQRALLRECELALQSIVEASAGIRPAMIVGMPVLVEHQLFNCAVVVANGVVQGVVPKTFLPNYWEFYEARQFSSAECAAVDTVSLLGAEVPFGANLLFDIENIPFFRFHAEICEDVWVPIPPSSFAALAGATVLVNLSASNIVVGKSGYRHQLVSQQSARCLAAYLYTSAGKGESTTDLAWDGQALIYENGELLGESERFADTSHLLFADVDLERLSRERMHQTSFGQSVRRHKEEVEKFDVVAFQVELPTAQALPLERKVERFPYVPADPRRRDERCMEVYNIQVQALVQRLSSSRIQKVVIGVSGGLDSTHALLVCAKAMDRLGLPRANILAYTMPGFATSDRTLKQARELMQAVGCTAREIDIRPSCLAMLKDLDHPYSRGEPVYDVTFENVQAGERTNHLFRLANHNGAIVIGTGDLSELALGWCTYGVGDHMSHYNVNASVPKTLISHLVRWVAETSQIGKGGEDVLLAVLDTDISPELVPGGPAADGQDEAPGQKTEQIIGPYELQDFNLYYTLRYGYTPSKVAFLALHAWGDVARGTWPNGPHVARNSYQLPEIKRILGIFVDRFFRTSQFKRSCIPNAPKVGSGGSLSPRGDWRAPSDGESAVWVRDLARIPDEAG from the coding sequence ATGACGCACCCCTCGCACCCCTTCCACAATCTCTATTCCCACGGCTTCGCGCGCGTGGCCGTTGGCGTGCCCGAGTGCCGCGTGGCCGATCCCGCGTACAACGCCGAACAGACCATTGCCCTGGCGCGCCAGGCCGGCGACGGCGGCGCCGTGCTGGTGGCGTTTCCCGAGCTGGGCCTGCCGGCCTATACCTGCGACGACCTGTTCCACCAGCGCGCGCTGCTGCGCGAGTGCGAGCTGGCGCTGCAGTCGATCGTCGAGGCTTCGGCCGGCATCCGCCCCGCCATGATCGTCGGCATGCCGGTGCTGGTGGAACACCAGTTGTTCAATTGCGCCGTGGTGGTGGCCAACGGCGTGGTGCAGGGCGTGGTGCCGAAGACCTTCCTGCCGAATTACTGGGAATTCTACGAGGCACGCCAGTTCAGCAGCGCCGAATGCGCCGCCGTCGATACAGTGTCGCTGCTGGGCGCCGAAGTGCCGTTCGGCGCGAACCTGCTGTTCGATATCGAGAACATTCCGTTTTTCCGCTTCCACGCCGAGATCTGCGAGGACGTCTGGGTGCCGATTCCGCCGTCGTCGTTCGCGGCGCTGGCGGGCGCCACGGTGCTGGTCAACCTGTCGGCGTCGAACATCGTGGTCGGCAAGTCGGGCTATCGGCATCAGCTGGTGTCGCAGCAGTCGGCGCGTTGCCTGGCGGCCTATCTCTATACGTCGGCCGGCAAGGGCGAGTCGACCACCGACCTGGCCTGGGACGGCCAGGCGCTGATCTACGAGAACGGCGAACTGCTGGGCGAATCGGAGCGCTTTGCCGATACCTCGCACCTGCTGTTCGCCGATGTCGACCTGGAACGGCTGTCGCGCGAACGTATGCACCAGACGTCGTTCGGCCAGTCGGTGCGCCGCCACAAGGAAGAGGTCGAAAAGTTCGACGTGGTGGCCTTTCAGGTGGAACTGCCGACCGCGCAGGCGCTGCCGCTGGAACGCAAGGTCGAGCGCTTCCCGTACGTGCCGGCCGACCCGCGCCGCCGCGACGAGCGCTGCATGGAGGTCTACAACATCCAGGTGCAGGCGCTGGTGCAGCGGCTGTCGTCGAGCCGCATCCAGAAGGTGGTGATCGGCGTGTCCGGCGGGCTCGATTCCACCCATGCGCTGCTGGTCTGCGCCAAGGCGATGGACCGCCTGGGCCTGCCGCGCGCCAATATCCTGGCCTATACGATGCCGGGCTTTGCCACCAGCGACCGCACCCTGAAGCAGGCCCGCGAACTCATGCAGGCCGTGGGCTGCACGGCCCGCGAGATCGATATCCGGCCAAGCTGCCTGGCGATGCTGAAGGACCTGGATCACCCGTATTCGCGAGGCGAGCCGGTCTACGATGTCACGTTCGAGAACGTGCAGGCCGGCGAGCGCACCAACCACCTGTTCCGCCTGGCCAACCACAACGGCGCCATCGTGATCGGCACCGGCGACCTCAGCGAACTGGCGCTGGGCTGGTGTACCTACGGCGTGGGCGATCACATGTCGCACTACAACGTCAACGCCAGCGTGCCCAAGACGCTGATCAGCCACCTGGTGCGCTGGGTGGCCGAGACCAGCCAGATCGGCAAGGGCGGCGAGGATGTGCTGCTGGCGGTGCTGGACACCGATATCAGCCCCGAACTGGTGCCAGGCGGCCCCGCAGCCGATGGACAGGACGAGGCGCCCGGGCAGAAGACCGAGCAGATCATCGGGCCTTACGAACTGCAGGATTTCAACCTGTATTACACGCTGCGCTACGGCTATACGCCCTCGAAGGTCGCCTTCCTGGCGCTGCACGCCTGGGGCGACGTGGCGCGCGGTACTTGGCCGAACGGCCCGCATGTGGCCCGTAACAGCTATCAACTGCCGGAAATCAAGCGGATCCTCGGGATATTCGTCGACCGTTTCTTCCGCACCAGCCAGTTCAAGCGGTCGTGCATCCCGAACGCGCCCAAGGTGGGCTCGGGCGGGTCGCTGTCGCCGCGCGGCGACTGGAGGGCGCCCAGCGACGGCGAATCCGCCGTGTGGGTGCGCGACCTGGCCCGGATTCCGGACGAGGCGGGCTGA